Proteins from one Sander lucioperca isolate FBNREF2018 chromosome 16, SLUC_FBN_1.2, whole genome shotgun sequence genomic window:
- the LOC116067047 gene encoding lactose-binding lectin l-2-like, producing MLSFLFLFGLALSAVSPSDDHQVKLQRGNCPMFWYSFNNRCYKYVASHMTWADAELHCVSEGANLVSIHSLDEQNFVKSLIRNFDPAEGYTWFGLSDIHKEGSWMWSDGCAVNFVFWYSGQPAGAGSQNCGQNNFYPEWNDWECSYLSPFVCASRIICP from the coding sequence ATGCTCTCGTTCCTCTTCTTGTTTGGGCTGGCTCTGAGTGCTGTGTCTCCTTCAGACGACCATCAAGTGAAGCTACAGCGTGGCAACTGTCCCATGTTCTGGTACAGTTTCAATAACCGCTGCTACAAGTATGTCGCGTCACATATGACCTGGGCTGATGCAGAACTTCACTGTGTGTCAGAAGGAGCCAACCTGGTGTCTATCCATAGTCTGGATGAACAGAATTTTGTCAAATCCCTGATTAGGAACTTTGATCCTGCTGAGGGATATACCTGGTTCGGACTCAGCGACATTCACAAAGAAGGAAGCTGGATGTGGTCTGACGGTTGCGCAGTCAACTTTGTCTTTTGGTACTCAGGACAGCCAGCCGGTGCTGGAAGTCAAAACTGTGGTCAGAATAACTTTTATCCAGAATGGAATGACTGGGAATGTTCCTACTTGTCTCCCTTTGTCTGTGCATCTCGTATAATCTGTCCATAG